AGGACGGCGAGTCCCGTCTGCGCGACGGGCAGCGTCGGGACGCGGCGGACAACGGGACCATGAGCGCGTCCCTGATGTGTTCCCGGAAGCGAAGATCGAGCCGGGCACGACCCGGCCCCCGGCGGGAACCCGCCGGGGGCCGATCTCCTGACCTCGACCGAGAAGGGTCAGATCCGACCGCCGGTGAGCCGGGTGAGAGGGCCCTGCGGCTGGCGGGTGGAGCGGCGCCCCACGGCGTACGAGGCCGCGGTGAGCGCGGAGAGGCCGGCGCCGACACCGGCGGCGATCAGCTTCCGGTGTGCGATGACCGTCCAGGCCGTCTTGGCGGTCGCGGCGACATGACCCGACGTCGCGACGATCGCCTGACGGCCCGCCTCGACACCGCGCGAGGCACTGTGCGCCGCGCTCTGCACGGCACCGGTCGTCGCCTCGGCCGAGCGCTGGACTCCGGCCCTGGTGGCCGACGCGGCGTCGTCCGTCTTCGTCGCGGCGCTCTTCGCGGCACGAGCCGCCGGAGCGGTCGCCTTGTCCGTGGTGCGCCGGGCCTTGGACGCGGTCACCCGCTCGGCTGCGGACTGTTCGTTCGTCTTCCTGTTCGGTTCACTCATGGACATCGCGTTGCCGCTCACCGCGACGGCAAACCCGTCCGGTCGCGCGACATGGACGACGGAGTCCCCTGAACGAGATCGGCGATCAGCTGCTCACCGGTCACGGACGGGTCGTCCTTGTGCGCTTCCCACCTCGTGAACGTCTCCGCGGCCGCCTCGGCGAAGACGGACGGTACGCCCACTCCCCGGCAGGCCCGGGCGATCTCGCGCATCTCCGGCTCCCAGCGCCATGCCCGCGGCCCGGCGGAGGCCAGGTGTTCCGTCGCGGCCAGCGGCGTGTCCGGCAGCATCTGTTTCGCCAGGTCGAGCAGGTCGTCCAGCACCCCGTGACCGTCGGCCAGCGCGCAGGCCTGGGCGGCAAGGGCGTACGAGATCTTGTTGTACGCGGCGAAGGCCAGCTTGAGCGCCGACGCCCGCCCGATCGGACCCGCCAGGGTGACCGGGGTGAGCGCGGTGCCGTCGAACAGGGCCGCGACCCGTGCCACGGCCGTGTCGTCGCCCGAGAGACAGAGCCTGGTCCGCCCCGTCTCCCGCGGGGGCGGTCCGGTGATCCCCCCGTCCACCACGGTCACGGCGCTGCCCTCGAACACACCGGTGATCTCGGCCATCCGCTCGGGACTCACCGCGTTGGCATCCACGTAGACGCCCCGGAAACCGGCGGCCGCCACCTGTCCGGCGACGTCGAGCGCGGCAGCGGGGGGACAGACGCTCAGCACGACCTCACAGGTCGCGGCCAGTTCCTCGATGCTCGCGGCGGACCGCAGCCCGAACTCCACGGCCCGGTCCCGACTCGCCGCCGACCGCCCCTGCGGCAGCCACCAGACCGCGGCTCCCGCCGTCACCGCCTGCGCCGCCACACGTGCGCCCATGGCTCCCGGGTGCAGAATTCCCACGTCTCGATGCCCCATGTGCGGACCCTAACCGGCAGGCCGCCTCTCGGACCACGGAGCACGGGACACCGGCCGGTGGCGGCCGACCCGTACCCGGCTGTCGCGCAGGGGCCGACGCGCATGCCCCTGCACGCGCACCGCGTCTGACGGCGGGTCGGGGCTCAGCCGCCGCCCGGGACCGTGTCGCCCTTGAGGCGTTCCAGGTCCGAGGGTCGGACCTGGATCACCACGATCGCGATCAGAGCAGCCAGGACCGTGAAGATCGCCGCCATGACGAAGGCGGCCGAGACGCCGGCCGTGAGGACCTCGTCGGACCAGGGGGCGGGGAGTTGCCCGGTGCGCCGGAAGTTCAGGCGTTCGGCCGGGGTCGCCTGGGCCAGGAAGTCGGAGACCTGCTCGTTCGCCTCGTTGCGGCTGGCCGTGCCGAACATCGTGACCAGGATGGACAGGCCGAGCGAACCGCCGACCTGCTGGGTGGCGTTGAGGAGTCCGGAGGCCGCGCCGGTCTCCAGCGGAGACACGTTGGAAAGCGCCATCAGCGTGAGGGAGACGAACTCCATGCCCATGCCCAGGCTGAAGACGAGCATCGGGCCGAGGACACTGCCCGCGTACGTGGAGTGGACGTCGGTCAGGGTCAGCCAGGACAGGCCTCCGGCCGCGAGGATCGCGCCCACCACCATGAAGGGCTTGGGGCCGTACGTGGGCAGGAACCGTGAGGCGAGGCCGGCGCCGACCGCGATGACCGCGCTGACCGGCAGGAAGGCGAACCCGGCCGCGAGCGGGCTGAAGCCGAGCACGTTCTGCACGAAGAGCGTGAGGAAGAAGAACATGCCGAAGATCGCGGCGGCTAGGCACAGCATGATGCCGTAGGTGCCCGCCCGGTTGCGGTCGGCGAACATGTGCAGCGGTGTGATCGGCTGCCGGGAGCGCCGCTCGATCAGGATGAACACCGCGAGGACGACGACGGCCGCCACGAACGAGGCGATCGTGAGCGCGTCCCGCCACCCTTCCTGCGCGGCTCTGATGAACCCGTACACCAGCAGCACCATGCCCACGGTGGAGGTCAGCGCGCCGGCGATGTCGAAGTGGCCGGGGTGGCGCTCGGATTCCTTGATGAAGCGGGGCGTGGCGAGGGCGATGAGCAGTCCGATGGGAACGTTGACGAACAGCACCCACCGCCAGTTCAGCCACTCGACGAGGATCCCTCCCGCGAGCAGGCCGATCGCGCCGCCGCCCGCCGAGACCGCGGCGAAGACCCCGAACGCCCGGTTGCGCTCGGGTCCTTCTGGAAACGTCGTGCTGACCAGCGAGAGGGCGGTCGGGGACGCGATGGCGCCGCCGACGCCCTGAAGGGCGCGCGCGGCGAGGAGTTGGGCCTCGTTCTGGGCGAGTCCGCCGAGCAGGGAGGCGAGGACGAAGAGCAGCACTCCGAAGATGAACACCCGCCGTCTGCCGAGGATGTCGCCGATCCGGCCGCCGAGCAGCAGCAGGCCGCCGAAGGTGAGGGTGTAGGCGTTGACCACCCACGCCAGGCTGGTGGTGGAGAAGTCCAGGGCGCGCTGGATGTCCGGCAGCGCGATGTTCACGATGGTGATGTCCAGCACCACCATCAGCTGGCACGACGCGATGACCAACAGCGCCATCGCGTTGCCCCCGCCGCCCTGTCGGGCGGTGGTTCGGGATGCTGAGGTCGGCTGCGGGAGGCTGCTCATGATGTGTCGCCCGCTCGGGAGCGGGCCCTGGGAGAGGTCAGTGGACGGAGGCGTCCGCTGTCGGGTCCACCGTTAGACGCTACGCCCGTGGCCGGACCGTCACCACTCGATCATCCGTGGGCCGTCCGTGGTCCGTCCGCCTGCGCGGTGCGCGCCGGCGGGCGTGTCCGTGCCGTGCCAGGACTCCCCCGTCGTCCTGGCACGGCCCCGGTGGTCGCGGCGGTGCGCCGCGGTGATCACCAGGATGAGGGAGGGGCGGGTGGTGTGTCGTTGGCGGACGGTCCACATCTGCTTGGCAGAGCGTCCACCGGCGGTGCCGAGGGGAAGACGTCCTACGCCTCGGTCAGCGCCTGTTCGCGCAGTTCGCTGGGCGGGAGGCCGTAGGCGGTGCGGAACGCCCGGGTGAACTCGGCGGCCCGGGGGTAGCCCCAGCGGGCGGCGACGGCACGGATGGGCAGGTCGCGCAGTCGGGGGTCGGCGAGGTCGCGGCGGGCGTACTCCAGCCGCCGGTCGCGGATGTAGGAGGCCACGGTGAGGCCTTCGGCCTGGAAGAGGCGGTACAGGTAGCTGCGGGAGACGTGGTGTGCGGCGGCGATCCCGGCGGGGGTCAGGTCCGGGTCGTCCAGGTGCCGGTGGATGAACGTCTTGACGTGGAGGGTGAGGGTGCGGTCGCGGGTCTCCGGCGGAAGCCGGAGGTCGGCGTCCACGGTGTGCGCGAAGAGGGCCGTGACCAGGTCCGCGACGACCGTGCCCAGCCGGGGTGCGTCCGTGGGCTGGTACGAGGAGGTGTCCGCGACCAGTTGGCGGAGAAACTGCGAGAGCAGCGCGCCGATCCCCTCGCGGCCCGACAGGAGACTCCCCAGGACCTGATCCGCTCGGTGCCCGGGAACGGCCACCAGAGCACGCGGCACCTCGACGCCGAGGACGGTGACGGGCTCGGAGCCGGTGAACACCTCCCACGACCGCGAGGAGGAGTTGATGTGGAAGTCGTTCATCCGGTAGGCGGCCTGCTGTCGGCCCCAGTCGGCCGCTCCCTCGCCCTTCAGCAGGAGGGACAGGTGGTACGTCTCGGGGTCGGACTGGCGGATGAGTTTCGGCGTGCGACGGAAGACCAGGTGGTCGAAGGTGGCGGGCCACACGACGACGTCGCCCAGCGCTATCACGCGTTGGGAGCCGCGGTAGTCCGCGTGGCGATCGCTGCTGAGCTGCATGGGCGCGTGGGTCCGGCCCATGCGTTCCGCCCACGCCTCGAACCGGTCGCTCACCGGCAGGTCCGTGGTGCGGAAG
The sequence above is a segment of the Streptomyces asoensis genome. Coding sequences within it:
- a CDS encoding NAD(P)-dependent oxidoreductase — its product is MGHRDVGILHPGAMGARVAAQAVTAGAAVWWLPQGRSAASRDRAVEFGLRSAASIEELAATCEVVLSVCPPAAALDVAGQVAAAGFRGVYVDANAVSPERMAEITGVFEGSAVTVVDGGITGPPPRETGRTRLCLSGDDTAVARVAALFDGTALTPVTLAGPIGRASALKLAFAAYNKISYALAAQACALADGHGVLDDLLDLAKQMLPDTPLAATEHLASAGPRAWRWEPEMREIARACRGVGVPSVFAEAAAETFTRWEAHKDDPSVTGEQLIADLVQGTPSSMSRDRTGLPSR
- a CDS encoding MFS transporter — protein: MSSLPQPTSASRTTARQGGGGNAMALLVIASCQLMVVLDITIVNIALPDIQRALDFSTTSLAWVVNAYTLTFGGLLLLGGRIGDILGRRRVFIFGVLLFVLASLLGGLAQNEAQLLAARALQGVGGAIASPTALSLVSTTFPEGPERNRAFGVFAAVSAGGGAIGLLAGGILVEWLNWRWVLFVNVPIGLLIALATPRFIKESERHPGHFDIAGALTSTVGMVLLVYGFIRAAQEGWRDALTIASFVAAVVVLAVFILIERRSRQPITPLHMFADRNRAGTYGIMLCLAAAIFGMFFFLTLFVQNVLGFSPLAAGFAFLPVSAVIAVGAGLASRFLPTYGPKPFMVVGAILAAGGLSWLTLTDVHSTYAGSVLGPMLVFSLGMGMEFVSLTLMALSNVSPLETGAASGLLNATQQVGGSLGLSILVTMFGTASRNEANEQVSDFLAQATPAERLNFRRTGQLPAPWSDEVLTAGVSAAFVMAAIFTVLAALIAIVVIQVRPSDLERLKGDTVPGGG
- a CDS encoding helix-turn-helix domain-containing protein; the protein is MLHESVFRTTDLPVSDRFEAWAERMGRTHAPMQLSSDRHADYRGSQRVIALGDVVVWPATFDHLVFRRTPKLIRQSDPETYHLSLLLKGEGAADWGRQQAAYRMNDFHINSSSRSWEVFTGSEPVTVLGVEVPRALVAVPGHRADQVLGSLLSGREGIGALLSQFLRQLVADTSSYQPTDAPRLGTVVADLVTALFAHTVDADLRLPPETRDRTLTLHVKTFIHRHLDDPDLTPAGIAAAHHVSRSYLYRLFQAEGLTVASYIRDRRLEYARRDLADPRLRDLPIRAVAARWGYPRAAEFTRAFRTAYGLPPSELREQALTEA